In Chitinophaga varians, the following are encoded in one genomic region:
- a CDS encoding RagB/SusD family nutrient uptake outer membrane protein, producing MNMKHICIPLLALTMGTTSCRKYVEVKQPNQREFIYVADYQRLLNNVGLFETSVSLPTLSADDIDLGANASLERLLTNELKNIYTWAADYYTSDQSDAGWDQLYNQIYVCNQITANVMTSDGPDVQKRSAYAEAQAQRAAAYLSLVNLYARVYNASTAATDPGLPLLLKPDLFVPLNRASVKQVYDQIIQDITQALPLLPDVPSNNLHPGKAAGYGLLARTYLYMQRYNEAADNAAKALGLQSTLLDLNDYATGGKKYPRRLDNPEVVLNKKSIKAGNINLPLSTELLNKFTPDDLRYSLFTRNGSTFQPAFAGRGSYRDQLFANDGILSGLSVPEMMLTAAEGLARGGKTSDAMTLVNNLRMKRFAPAAFVALTASSAADALRIVLDERRRELFGTGLRWFDQRRLSVEAGMAETETRVFAGVTYTLQPGDRYVYPIPPKNIELNPELTQNQR from the coding sequence ATGAACATGAAACATATATGCATTCCACTACTGGCATTAACGATGGGAACAACTTCCTGCCGTAAGTACGTGGAAGTGAAACAACCTAACCAGCGGGAGTTCATCTACGTGGCCGACTATCAGCGGCTGCTGAACAACGTAGGCCTGTTTGAAACGTCTGTCAGCCTGCCAACGTTGTCTGCCGATGATATCGACCTGGGCGCCAATGCCAGCCTGGAAAGACTGTTGACCAATGAGCTGAAAAATATTTATACCTGGGCGGCAGACTATTATACCTCAGACCAGAGCGATGCCGGCTGGGACCAGCTGTATAACCAGATTTATGTCTGCAACCAGATCACTGCCAACGTCATGACAAGCGATGGCCCCGACGTGCAGAAACGCAGCGCTTACGCCGAAGCACAGGCGCAACGGGCCGCTGCGTACCTCTCGCTGGTCAATCTGTACGCGAGGGTATATAACGCCTCCACGGCTGCCACCGATCCGGGGTTGCCGCTGTTGCTAAAACCGGATCTGTTTGTGCCGCTGAACCGGGCTTCTGTTAAACAGGTGTACGACCAGATCATCCAGGATATCACACAGGCGTTGCCGTTATTGCCGGACGTACCGTCCAATAACCTGCATCCGGGCAAAGCTGCCGGTTACGGGCTGCTGGCCAGAACTTATCTGTATATGCAACGGTACAACGAAGCGGCCGACAATGCCGCCAAAGCGCTTGGCCTGCAAAGCACCCTGCTGGACCTGAACGACTACGCCACCGGCGGAAAAAAATATCCCCGCCGGCTGGACAATCCCGAAGTGGTCCTGAACAAAAAATCAATCAAAGCCGGGAATATCAATTTACCGTTAAGCACGGAGCTGTTAAATAAGTTCACACCAGACGACCTGCGTTATTCCCTGTTTACCAGGAACGGCAGCACCTTTCAGCCAGCCTTTGCCGGCCGTGGTTCCTACCGCGACCAGCTTTTTGCCAACGATGGGATATTGTCCGGATTATCTGTGCCGGAAATGATGCTGACAGCCGCTGAAGGGCTGGCGCGTGGCGGCAAGACAAGCGACGCTATGACGCTGGTCAACAATCTCAGGATGAAACGTTTTGCACCCGCAGCTTTCGTGGCGCTGACCGCATCTTCCGCTGCCGACGCATTGCGTATAGTCCTTGACGAAAGAAGGCGGGAACTGTTTGGCACCGGGCTTCGCTGGTTTGACCAGCGGCGGCTGAGCGTGGAAGCAGGCATGGCCGAAACGGAAACGCGTGTATTCGCCGGCGTTACTTACACGCTGCAACCCGGCGACCGTTATGTATACCCAATCCCGCCAAAAAATATTGAGTTAAACCCTGAGCTTACACAAAATCAACGTTAA
- a CDS encoding TlpA disulfide reductase family protein: MRKKDMKRKTGLLGVSLLFCGMAVMAQSQEQYRNADPKELIKRTDLTEQQLSDIQRYYQFSLKDIKKGEELQQLLLQKYPKGEAARLVAYHKVTATKTLADLTAASESFLKAFPYEEWKKAPNRQEFIYYSVHRGLGTAYMDTRQFDKLVTFCTPLNFKTENEIYRWNVMRAFVFKTVGYDTLSRISTPVINELIKKVGDRSYEEAGVFNREQAAANASEQLDNQLGTHISLLYARKQYAAAKDYFRYLSAKGAYANADLNSIHLSIMQQTGDQQAMLPFLENCTKANAMTAGMMDTLKTLFTANNKTPGAFDSYLASLKSGKDKDELEATVKSHMTHQEYVPFALEDADGNTVRSSEWGDKIVVLDFWATWCKPCISAFPGMQMLVDKYAADPQVAVYMVGTMQNGDYKAKSVGYVKKEGFRFHLLHDAVNKKTGEQDAVFKTFVPFFQSSAIPRKVILKDGVMRYTAEGYSGSPSKLADELSYAIELLKAEK; the protein is encoded by the coding sequence ATGAGAAAAAAAGATATGAAAAGAAAAACCGGCCTGTTAGGTGTCAGCCTGCTTTTTTGTGGCATGGCCGTAATGGCGCAAAGCCAGGAGCAATACCGGAATGCTGATCCGAAAGAACTGATCAAAAGAACAGACCTGACGGAACAACAGTTGTCAGATATTCAGCGGTACTACCAGTTCAGTCTGAAGGATATTAAAAAAGGGGAGGAGCTGCAGCAGCTGCTGTTACAAAAATATCCCAAAGGCGAGGCCGCACGGCTGGTAGCCTATCATAAGGTTACTGCCACCAAAACACTGGCGGACCTGACTGCCGCGTCAGAAAGTTTTTTGAAGGCTTTCCCCTATGAAGAGTGGAAAAAGGCCCCCAACAGGCAGGAGTTTATCTACTACAGTGTTCACAGGGGCCTGGGCACTGCGTATATGGATACCCGTCAGTTTGATAAACTGGTGACATTCTGTACACCGCTGAACTTCAAAACGGAAAATGAAATATACCGCTGGAACGTTATGCGGGCATTTGTTTTCAAAACAGTTGGATATGATACACTGAGCAGGATCTCGACACCCGTCATCAATGAGCTGATCAAAAAAGTGGGCGACCGGTCTTATGAAGAGGCCGGCGTTTTTAACCGGGAACAGGCTGCGGCCAATGCCAGTGAGCAGCTGGACAATCAGTTGGGTACTCATATCTCCCTATTGTATGCACGTAAACAATATGCTGCAGCAAAGGACTATTTCAGGTACCTGTCTGCCAAAGGCGCCTATGCCAATGCGGACCTGAACAGCATACATCTCAGCATTATGCAGCAAACAGGCGATCAGCAGGCCATGCTGCCTTTCCTGGAAAACTGCACCAAAGCCAATGCCATGACGGCCGGTATGATGGACACCCTTAAAACCCTCTTTACGGCGAACAATAAAACGCCGGGCGCTTTTGACAGCTACCTGGCTTCCCTGAAGTCCGGTAAAGACAAGGATGAACTGGAAGCTACCGTAAAGTCACATATGACCCATCAGGAATATGTGCCTTTTGCGCTGGAAGATGCTGATGGAAACACCGTCAGGTCCAGCGAATGGGGCGATAAAATTGTAGTACTGGATTTCTGGGCCACCTGGTGCAAACCCTGTATCAGCGCGTTTCCGGGTATGCAGATGCTGGTAGACAAATATGCGGCCGATCCGCAGGTTGCTGTGTATATGGTGGGCACTATGCAAAATGGCGATTACAAGGCGAAGTCCGTAGGCTATGTTAAAAAAGAAGGCTTCCGGTTTCATTTGTTACACGATGCTGTCAATAAAAAGACAGGTGAACAGGATGCTGTATTTAAAACGTTTGTGCCTTTCTTCCAGTCTTCCGCTATTCCGAGAAAAGTGATTTTAAAAGATGGGGTGATGCGTTATACGGCCGAAGGATATTCCGGCAGCCCCAGTAAGCTGGCAGATGAACTGAGCTATGCCATTGAATTATTAAAAGCTGAAAAATAG
- a CDS encoding S41 family peptidase, with amino-acid sequence MILRKYVLVSLGLAGLSLPLKAQVNPKEKLWQTLKAIQGNYVDSLSDETLVNAAIAGMMRQLDPHSRYFSGEEAAQMQEAMKGNFAGIGIQYMMQNDTLYITQIVPGGPAEKAGLQAGDRITAINKVPVKGETNFAIMKKIRGEKGTSVSLEIHRKSGGEQFARDIVRGTVPDRSVRSAYMVNDQTGYISLRIFNETTRNEMDQALASLKAQGMKNLILDLQGNGGGYVQAAIGVADEFLPKDKLVFYSVGKNKGKDYYYTGGFGSFMEGKLLVLIDQYTASAAEILTGALQDWDRAVIIGRRSFGKGLMQRPVPVFDGSVLELTGARYYTPSGRSIQKPYHGDTYNDNAQTRLASGELLHADVVHFPDSLKYSTLIKKRTVFGGGGIMPDKFIPLDTVEHNGWLQNVAAHDLTGKATFDYLDSNRASLLASYNDFKTFNRQYTVPDYLVQQVVGAAEKEGMPLYPGSRDRIISLLSLELKGRLASQLFAGNDYYLQVINTDNASLQEALRVLEKPAAYDDLLNGAAKQPAEKKKTGKSH; translated from the coding sequence ATGATATTGAGGAAATATGTCCTGGTGTCCCTCGGTTTGGCGGGATTATCACTCCCGTTAAAAGCGCAGGTAAATCCGAAGGAGAAGCTGTGGCAAACGTTAAAAGCTATTCAGGGCAATTATGTTGATTCACTGAGCGATGAAACGTTGGTCAACGCCGCGATTGCGGGCATGATGCGGCAGCTGGACCCGCATTCCCGTTACTTTTCCGGCGAAGAGGCAGCGCAGATGCAGGAGGCCATGAAAGGCAATTTTGCCGGCATCGGTATCCAGTATATGATGCAGAACGATACGTTGTACATCACGCAGATCGTACCTGGCGGACCAGCCGAAAAGGCCGGCTTACAGGCCGGCGACAGGATCACCGCTATCAATAAGGTGCCGGTGAAAGGGGAGACTAATTTTGCCATCATGAAAAAAATACGGGGAGAGAAAGGTACTTCCGTGTCACTGGAGATACACCGGAAATCGGGCGGGGAGCAGTTTGCCCGTGACATTGTGCGTGGCACGGTGCCCGACAGGTCTGTCCGCTCAGCGTATATGGTCAATGACCAGACCGGTTATATCTCATTGCGTATTTTCAACGAAACCACCCGCAATGAGATGGACCAGGCCTTGGCTTCCCTGAAAGCGCAGGGCATGAAAAACCTTATCCTCGATTTGCAGGGTAACGGTGGCGGCTATGTGCAGGCGGCCATCGGCGTAGCGGACGAGTTCCTGCCGAAAGACAAGCTCGTGTTTTACAGCGTCGGAAAAAACAAAGGCAAAGACTACTATTATACCGGCGGTTTTGGCAGCTTTATGGAAGGGAAGCTGCTGGTGCTGATCGATCAGTATACGGCTTCAGCGGCGGAAATACTAACCGGCGCCCTGCAGGACTGGGACAGGGCGGTGATCATAGGCAGGAGAAGCTTTGGCAAAGGCCTGATGCAACGCCCCGTTCCTGTGTTCGACGGTTCTGTGCTGGAGCTGACAGGCGCCCGCTATTATACCCCTTCAGGCAGGTCTATCCAGAAACCTTACCATGGCGACACCTATAACGATAACGCACAAACGCGGCTCGCCAGCGGTGAACTGTTGCACGCCGACGTAGTGCATTTCCCTGACTCGCTGAAATACTCCACCCTGATTAAAAAACGCACGGTATTTGGCGGCGGCGGCATCATGCCCGACAAATTCATTCCACTGGATACGGTGGAACATAACGGTTGGCTGCAAAACGTTGCCGCACATGACCTGACCGGCAAGGCCACCTTTGATTATCTCGACAGCAACCGCGCCAGCCTGCTGGCCAGTTATAACGATTTTAAAACCTTTAACAGGCAGTACACGGTACCGGACTACCTCGTACAGCAGGTAGTGGGGGCTGCGGAAAAAGAAGGAATGCCGTTGTATCCAGGCAGCAGGGACAGGATCATCAGCCTGTTGTCGCTGGAGCTGAAAGGCAGACTGGCCAGCCAGCTGTTTGCCGGCAACGATTATTACCTGCAGGTGATCAATACGGACAACGCCAGTTTGCAGGAAGCTTTGCGCGTGCTGGAAAAACCAGCGGCCTATGATGACCTGTTGAACGGAGCTGCAAAGCAACCGGCTGAAAAAAAGAAAACCGGAAAATCTCACTAA
- a CDS encoding TlpA disulfide reductase family protein: MKVAKIWIAVALGIPVCSVAQQSYTIKGSVSNIKTPAKVFLTYKVNGERKIDSVVMKHGKFIFKGSVGAPKEAHLVLDRGNQQQDPTTRPVQDILPFFIEDRAITIVAKDSIKNAVISGSPTNDDNVKVNAMLKPYYDKYDLLNKEFNAQPVEKQKDKAYVATLDSRANDIQAEIISVKRKYVKANPDKYMALMALNSTLPPAFDAVAAEKDFNELTPAIRKSDLGLELEARIAKVKKTQDGEPAPDFTQTDVNGKPVKLSDFRGKYVLLDFWASWCGPCRRENPNVVKAYNAYKDKGFTVLGVSLDKPADKDKWLQAIEKDGLTWTQVSDLKAWENEAAKLYEVNAIPMNFLIDPNGKIVAKYLRGAALEETLKKVLTK; encoded by the coding sequence ATGAAAGTGGCTAAAATATGGATAGCAGTGGCATTAGGGATACCCGTATGCAGTGTGGCACAACAGTCGTACACCATCAAGGGTAGCGTCAGCAATATAAAAACACCGGCCAAAGTATTTCTGACATATAAAGTCAACGGTGAGCGTAAAATCGATTCCGTCGTCATGAAGCACGGCAAATTTATTTTTAAGGGATCAGTAGGTGCTCCCAAAGAAGCGCATCTGGTGCTGGACCGCGGCAATCAGCAGCAGGACCCGACCACCCGCCCGGTACAGGACATCCTGCCTTTCTTCATAGAAGACCGGGCTATCACTATAGTGGCTAAAGACTCCATCAAAAATGCCGTGATCTCGGGCAGTCCCACCAATGATGACAATGTAAAGGTGAACGCTATGCTGAAACCTTATTACGACAAGTACGACCTGTTGAATAAAGAGTTCAATGCGCAGCCGGTCGAAAAACAAAAAGACAAAGCTTACGTCGCTACGCTCGATAGCAGAGCCAATGATATACAGGCGGAAATCATCAGCGTAAAAAGAAAGTATGTAAAAGCCAACCCGGACAAGTACATGGCCCTGATGGCGCTGAATTCCACGCTGCCACCAGCGTTTGATGCCGTGGCCGCTGAGAAGGACTTCAATGAACTGACCCCGGCCATCCGCAAATCCGACCTCGGGCTGGAACTGGAGGCCCGGATCGCCAAAGTGAAGAAAACACAGGATGGAGAACCAGCACCGGATTTCACCCAGACGGACGTTAACGGAAAGCCGGTGAAACTTTCGGACTTCCGTGGAAAATACGTGCTGCTGGACTTCTGGGCCTCCTGGTGCGGCCCGTGCAGAAGAGAAAACCCCAATGTCGTGAAAGCATACAACGCTTATAAAGACAAAGGATTCACAGTACTGGGCGTATCGCTCGACAAGCCGGCAGATAAAGACAAATGGCTGCAGGCCATCGAAAAAGACGGTCTCACCTGGACACAGGTGTCTGACCTGAAAGCCTGGGAGAATGAAGCCGCCAAACTATATGAAGTAAATGCTATACCTATGAATTTCCTGATTGATCCTAACGGTAAAATCGTCGCCAAATATCTACGCGGCGCAGCACTGGAAGAGACTTTGAAAAAAGTGCTCACTAAGTGA
- a CDS encoding SusC/RagA family TonB-linked outer membrane protein, whose protein sequence is MKVKSKAFVSAAWGMSFVLLSVQAAEAQRIIRATGKVVDAKDLSPLPGATIVRSGGKEVAIANNNGFFEMKVPEGSTLKVSALSYEYAQVKADTGILVKLATSSSNLDAVVVIGYGVQKKSTVSGSVGVLKMDDVKRVVPTISAGNLLQGQVAGLKVNTPAGVPGAQPSFQIRQVTTFDKDPKKGPAQPVLFVIDGMVTANSDDFNNLSPNDIDNISVLRDAAAAAAYGARAAGGVIVVTTRKGAKSARPVISYSFNTGVDKRTKNAPLTSAVEMGQLYNRINPNATDAWTQQELDYFKTVNNGWGYDQLAAVWRDPSTSSHNLSVSGGGDKVRYYMGGSMITQKSFVENLDYKKYNLRSNITADITDRLQLFAGLALNTTNRYSPPTGDDFNDWYGKLRIWQPEQPVWTNGGHPVDYGWIMNMGAQVRGDGGYKKNTVVNPLINLKLSYKIPGIDGLTASAQYNRNWSNTRFKYFEKKYDVWVMKRTSNRILSLDEKDLVGLKKTNQVSNDYLEEDYRWSDYSQLNLQLSYDRTFHKLHHVGAWVLMEQAQTEVGGADAYRQNFPVYTTDQWWAASQEPNDKDADGITNAKNGRKSWVGQFFYDYDGKYLTTFSYRYDGSYKFPVDSRWGFFPSASVGWVISKENFFRGVRGIDFLKLRASAGVTSSDNIDAYQWMQVYQTGKNGYFGTSPITSTGIQYGGITNPVVTWEKTKSYNVAVDVNFLRHFNATAEYYFINTYDILAKRIQTISPTFPREMPAENYGEIHANGVELSVGYNNNTGNVKYYVNANASYGGAKYITKDQNVTYPYQNDIGNSTNRIVTRVADHILRTQADLDNWNAAHPNYKYYGIAPQLGQMVYQDISGPDGKPDGIIDDWDKIEVKHNNNPILLGINLGFEWKGISVDATFNGNLKQYKYVNDLAKNVEWNRNWREWYSNSWTPDNPNAYLPRRYSANDGNNRVTADESTFWLTRSDFLRLRLLNIGYSLPSKLINRWGVSGLKVYFSGSNLFVISKFNSDYYDPEMGSHTNYPVMKNFNFGVNLTL, encoded by the coding sequence ATGAAAGTAAAAAGTAAAGCGTTCGTCAGCGCTGCCTGGGGGATGTCATTTGTATTGCTCTCCGTACAGGCTGCCGAAGCGCAACGCATCATCAGGGCAACCGGTAAGGTTGTTGATGCCAAAGACCTGTCGCCCTTGCCAGGGGCCACCATTGTCCGGTCAGGAGGTAAAGAAGTAGCGATTGCCAACAATAACGGTTTTTTTGAGATGAAGGTGCCCGAAGGAAGCACACTGAAAGTTTCGGCATTAAGTTATGAGTATGCCCAGGTAAAGGCCGATACCGGCATACTGGTGAAATTGGCAACATCTTCCAGCAACCTGGACGCTGTAGTAGTAATAGGTTACGGCGTACAGAAAAAGTCAACCGTTTCCGGTTCAGTGGGCGTGCTTAAAATGGATGATGTGAAGCGCGTAGTGCCTACCATCTCCGCGGGCAACCTCTTACAGGGACAGGTGGCGGGCCTTAAGGTGAACACACCTGCCGGCGTGCCGGGCGCCCAACCGTCCTTCCAGATCAGGCAGGTGACCACCTTCGACAAAGACCCTAAAAAAGGGCCGGCCCAACCGGTGCTGTTTGTGATTGACGGCATGGTGACCGCTAATTCAGATGATTTCAATAACCTGAGCCCTAACGATATCGATAATATTTCTGTTCTGCGTGATGCGGCCGCCGCAGCCGCTTACGGCGCAAGGGCCGCCGGCGGCGTTATTGTAGTGACCACGAGAAAAGGCGCAAAGTCCGCCCGGCCGGTGATCAGTTATTCCTTTAACACCGGTGTCGACAAACGCACCAAAAACGCTCCGCTGACGAGCGCTGTGGAAATGGGACAGCTGTACAACCGCATCAATCCCAACGCCACCGATGCATGGACGCAACAGGAGCTGGACTATTTCAAAACAGTGAACAACGGCTGGGGCTATGACCAGCTGGCCGCCGTGTGGCGAGATCCTTCCACCAGTTCCCATAACCTGAGCGTTTCCGGTGGGGGAGACAAGGTCCGCTATTATATGGGGGGCTCTATGATCACCCAAAAAAGTTTTGTGGAAAACCTTGATTACAAAAAATACAACCTCCGCTCCAACATTACCGCAGACATTACCGACCGCCTGCAATTGTTTGCCGGCCTCGCGCTCAATACCACCAACCGCTATTCTCCCCCTACGGGCGATGATTTTAACGACTGGTATGGAAAACTGCGGATATGGCAGCCGGAGCAGCCAGTATGGACCAACGGCGGCCATCCGGTGGATTATGGCTGGATCATGAATATGGGCGCACAGGTGCGCGGAGATGGCGGATACAAAAAGAACACCGTGGTAAACCCTCTTATCAACCTGAAGTTAAGTTACAAGATACCCGGTATCGACGGGCTTACCGCCAGCGCCCAATACAACCGCAACTGGTCAAACACCCGTTTCAAATACTTTGAGAAGAAATATGATGTATGGGTGATGAAACGCACCAGCAACAGGATACTCTCCCTGGATGAAAAAGACCTGGTAGGACTGAAAAAAACAAACCAGGTCAGCAACGACTACCTCGAAGAAGACTATCGCTGGTCCGACTACAGTCAGCTGAACCTGCAACTCAGCTACGACCGTACTTTCCATAAACTGCACCACGTAGGCGCATGGGTGCTGATGGAACAGGCGCAGACAGAAGTAGGCGGCGCCGATGCGTACCGTCAGAATTTCCCGGTATATACCACTGACCAGTGGTGGGCTGCCAGCCAGGAACCCAATGATAAAGACGCGGACGGTATCACCAATGCAAAAAACGGCCGCAAATCCTGGGTAGGCCAGTTCTTTTATGATTATGACGGAAAATACCTCACCACTTTTTCTTACCGGTACGATGGGTCCTATAAGTTCCCGGTTGATTCCCGCTGGGGCTTTTTCCCGTCTGCTTCCGTTGGATGGGTGATCTCCAAAGAGAATTTTTTCCGCGGCGTCCGGGGTATAGACTTCCTGAAACTACGTGCTTCCGCAGGCGTCACCAGCTCGGATAATATTGACGCCTATCAGTGGATGCAGGTGTACCAGACTGGTAAGAACGGTTACTTTGGCACATCACCCATTACCAGTACAGGTATACAATACGGTGGTATCACGAACCCGGTAGTGACCTGGGAAAAAACAAAATCCTACAATGTGGCCGTGGACGTGAACTTCCTGCGCCACTTTAATGCTACGGCCGAATATTATTTCATCAACACCTACGATATCCTCGCTAAAAGAATACAAACTATTTCTCCTACCTTCCCCCGGGAAATGCCCGCGGAGAACTATGGGGAAATACATGCCAATGGCGTGGAACTGTCGGTAGGGTATAACAACAACACCGGAAATGTAAAGTACTATGTGAATGCCAACGCTTCCTATGGCGGTGCGAAATACATCACCAAAGACCAGAACGTCACCTATCCCTATCAGAATGACATTGGCAATTCCACCAACCGCATCGTGACCCGCGTAGCAGACCATATCCTGAGAACACAGGCAGACCTGGACAACTGGAACGCAGCCCATCCTAATTACAAATACTACGGCATTGCGCCGCAACTGGGCCAGATGGTGTACCAGGACATCAGTGGACCGGATGGTAAACCGGACGGCATCATCGACGACTGGGACAAGATAGAGGTGAAGCATAACAATAATCCCATCCTGCTGGGCATCAACCTGGGATTTGAATGGAAAGGCATTTCTGTGGATGCTACCTTCAATGGTAACCTGAAACAATACAAATATGTCAACGACCTGGCTAAAAACGTGGAATGGAACCGTAACTGGAGAGAATGGTACAGCAACAGCTGGACCCCGGACAACCCCAACGCCTACCTGCCCCGGCGCTATTCCGCCAACGATGGCAATAACCGCGTAACGGCAGATGAAAGCACTTTCTGGCTCACCCGTTCCGATTTCCTGCGACTGCGCCTACTCAACATCGGTTACAGCCTGCCGTCGAAACTGATCAACAGATGGGGCGTCAGCGGTTTAAAAGTGTATTTCAGCGGCTCCAACCTCTTCGTGATCAGTAAATTCAACAGCGACTACTATGATCCTGAAATGGGCAGCCATACCAATTACCCGGTGATGAAAAATTTCAACTTCGGTGTAAACCTGACCCTGTAA
- a CDS encoding RagB/SusD family nutrient uptake outer membrane protein has translation MKRIHTLSIALATLAAVQLCSCKKGLDYDNVSAMSPENVWKDSTMIQAYLSDIYGGLMPGWPFNGSDADEGISTPRSLDDYRRGIISVSNTNTKLDYQYIEKINYFLDNLQKAPTTVISAERNSRFAGEAKFWRAWSYWGMVRQTGGIPLILHTQDYLNKPSLFVPRNKTSECVAQIVKDLDDAIQSLPAVYPNAGQDYGRITKVAAMAFKGRVLLTYASPLFNPNGDAARWQSAYDACKAAMDAAISAGHALHPSFRNIWYQERNKEVIMVNQFWYPIHANSFNGVRAEPFTRDASNNNQPLLSLLLAFPKRDGTPMQFDVNKLNDPDYNTAFMNDFYTNRDDRFYATVFYGGIPYPTPDQIPPSYVSGNSYWNVWQYDAANNRYTNASIVIHPGMPGNPGITGFFDRKGLDTTVTSALVYQSGTDWPEIRFAEVLMNYGECANELGKSGEALQVLYSIRQRAGITPGAGNTYGITAATTAAIRDAYIRERQVEFAFEGKRFDDLRRWKRYDILNSQGGRHGLYITLKDGQMVTPADNIMDAPTRAKFTARYIDNLDGDAGVKFGLDLNHWFFALKPDQISQSQNVLLQNKEWGGSFDPLQ, from the coding sequence ATGAAACGTATACATACCCTCAGCATCGCGCTGGCCACCCTGGCCGCCGTTCAGCTGTGCTCCTGCAAGAAGGGCCTCGACTATGACAATGTGAGCGCCATGTCCCCTGAAAATGTATGGAAAGACTCCACCATGATCCAGGCTTATTTATCCGATATATACGGAGGCCTGATGCCTGGATGGCCTTTCAACGGCAGTGATGCGGACGAAGGCATTTCCACGCCGAGAAGCCTCGACGACTACCGGCGTGGTATTATCAGCGTAAGCAACACCAATACCAAACTGGATTATCAATACATCGAAAAAATCAACTATTTCCTCGATAACCTGCAAAAGGCGCCTACCACCGTTATTTCGGCGGAACGCAACAGCCGTTTTGCCGGAGAAGCAAAATTCTGGCGCGCATGGAGCTACTGGGGAATGGTACGGCAGACCGGCGGCATACCGTTGATACTGCACACCCAGGACTATCTCAACAAACCATCATTGTTTGTGCCGCGCAACAAAACATCCGAATGTGTGGCGCAAATTGTAAAAGACCTCGACGATGCCATACAGTCGCTGCCCGCGGTATACCCCAACGCAGGACAAGACTACGGCCGGATTACCAAGGTGGCGGCCATGGCTTTTAAAGGCCGCGTGCTGCTCACTTACGCCAGCCCGTTGTTTAATCCTAACGGTGACGCCGCCCGCTGGCAGTCGGCCTACGATGCCTGCAAAGCAGCAATGGACGCGGCGATAAGCGCCGGACATGCTTTGCATCCCAGCTTCCGTAATATCTGGTACCAGGAACGTAACAAGGAGGTGATCATGGTCAACCAGTTCTGGTACCCTATCCATGCCAATTCCTTTAATGGTGTCCGGGCGGAGCCCTTCACCCGGGACGCGTCCAACAACAATCAGCCGCTGTTGTCGTTGTTGCTGGCATTCCCCAAACGGGATGGCACGCCCATGCAGTTTGATGTCAACAAGCTGAACGACCCGGATTACAATACCGCTTTTATGAATGATTTTTATACCAACAGGGATGACCGGTTTTATGCGACCGTATTCTATGGCGGTATTCCATATCCTACGCCGGACCAGATCCCGCCGTCTTATGTGAGCGGCAACAGCTACTGGAACGTATGGCAGTACGACGCTGCCAACAACCGCTACACCAATGCTTCCATTGTCATTCATCCCGGTATGCCCGGAAACCCGGGCATCACCGGTTTCTTCGACCGCAAAGGACTGGATACGACCGTGACCAGCGCGCTGGTGTACCAGTCCGGCACCGACTGGCCGGAGATCCGGTTTGCCGAAGTGCTGATGAACTACGGCGAATGTGCCAATGAGCTGGGCAAGTCAGGTGAAGCGCTGCAGGTGCTGTACAGTATCCGTCAGCGTGCGGGCATCACGCCGGGAGCAGGAAATACCTACGGCATTACAGCGGCCACCACCGCCGCTATACGGGACGCCTATATCCGCGAAAGACAGGTGGAATTTGCTTTTGAAGGCAAACGCTTCGATGACCTGCGCCGTTGGAAACGTTACGATATCCTCAACAGCCAGGGCGGACGCCATGGCCTTTACATCACCCTGAAAGACGGACAAATGGTGACACCAGCAGACAATATTATGGACGCTCCTACCAGAGCTAAATTCACCGCCCGTTACATCGATAACCTCGACGGCGATGCCGGCGTGAAGTTCGGCCTCGACCTGAACCACTGGTTCTTTGCGCTGAAACCTGACCAGATCTCGCAGTCACAGAACGTGCTGCTGCAAAACAAAGAGTGGGGCGGCTCTTTCGATCCGCTGCAATAA